In Brachionichthys hirsutus isolate HB-005 chromosome 5, CSIRO-AGI_Bhir_v1, whole genome shotgun sequence, a single genomic region encodes these proteins:
- the LOC137893927 gene encoding glucoside xylosyltransferase 1-like, producing MRCYPHAFLLCVFITLFLLLYIFHQLASTSECREDRDLTEQSVPERSGHGTAHLLRKRPGLAGLRKRFAHGRCKSMSVSYWNPYWRLPADVCEVKCLLESPRRVKSGSSIREHRDERSHLAVVACGPRLEEAVTMLKSAVLFSKKPLHFYIFAEDDLQDGFRNALDSWPKTVRNKFNFTVYPITFPKDNAKEWKMLFKPCASQRLFLPLILNEVDSLLYVDTDVLFLQPVEDIWAFLSLFNSSQLAAMAPEHEEPRIGWYNHFARHPYYGKTGVNSGVMLMNLTRLRKKDFKNDMAAVTLRWEEILMPLLRKYKLNITWGDQDLLNIIFHHNPESLYVFPCQWNYRPDHCIYGSNCQEAEHEGVFILHGNRGVYHNDKQPTFRAVYEAIEKYPFGEDMEASLLQPLETLLRTTTNTYCKRVSHAFTRKLKRSIATVQRDATRKR from the exons ATGAGATGTTATCCGCATGCATTTCTCTTATGCGTATTTATTACcttatttttgcttttatatATCTTCCATCAACTAGCCTCCACTTCGGAATGTAGAGAAGACAGGGACCTGACAGAACAAAGTGTACCGGAGAGGAGCGGTCATGGCACGGCACATCTTCTCAGGAAAAGACCAGGATTGGCTGGCCTCCGAAAGCGATTCGCGCATGGCAG GTGTAAGTCAATGTCAGTTTCTTACTGGAATCCATACTGGAGACTGCCTGCTGATGTATGTGAAGTGAAGTGCTTGCTGGAATCACCTCGTAG AGTGAAGTCAGGCTCTTCAATCAGGGAACATAGGGATGAGAGAAGTCACCTGGCTGTGGTGGCTTGTGGCCCCCGGCTTGAGGAGGCTGTCACCATGTTGAAATCAGCTGTTCTATTCAGCAAAAAGCCTCTGCACTTCTACATCTTTGCTGAAGATGATCTGCAAGACGGCTTCAGAAATGCT CTGGACTCCTGGCCCAAGACCGTTCGGAACAAGTTTAACTTCACCGTCTACCCCATCACTTTTCCGAAGGATAATGCAAAAGAGTGGAAGATGCTCTTCAAACCTTGTGCTTCTCAGAGACTCTTCCTGCCA CTGATCCTGAACGAGGTGGATTCTTTGCTGTATGTGGACACGGATGTTCTTTTTCTGCAGCCGGTAGAGGACATCTGGGCGTTCCTGTCTCTGTTCAATTCAAGCCAATTGGCTGCCATGGCTCCAGAGCATGAGGAGCCACGTATTGGATGGTACAACCATTTTGCCCGCCACCCGTACTATGGGAAAACGGGTGTTAACTCAGGGGTCATGCTTATGAACTTGACGCGCCTCAGGAAGAAAGATTTTAAG AACGATATGGCAGCAGTTACACTGCGATGGGAGGAAATTCTGATGCCCCTTCTTCGGAAGTATAAACTCAATATCACCTGGGGTGACCAGGATCTCCTAAATATCATTTTTCACCATAACCCAG AAAGCCTGTATGTGTTTCCCTGCCAGTGGAACTACCGTCCAGACCACTGTATCTATGGCAGCAACTGTCAAGAAGCTGAACACGAAGGTGTCTTCATTCTCCAtggtaacaggggagtttatcACAATGATAAACAGCCAACGTTTCGTGCCGTCTATGAGGCAATAGAAAAG TACCCGTTCGGCGAGGACATGGAGGCTTCATTGCTTCAGCCGCTGGAAACGTTGCTGCGGACCACCACAAATACCTACTGCAAAAGAGTCAGTCACGCGTTTACCAGGAAATTAAAGCGCAGCATTGCGACCGTTCAGCGTGACGCCACACGGAAAAGATGA